A region of Zootoca vivipara chromosome 15, rZooViv1.1, whole genome shotgun sequence DNA encodes the following proteins:
- the CRTAM gene encoding cytotoxic and regulatory T-cell molecule isoform X2, with amino-acid sequence MSLVPALFELALLLQLLQGSFQEVSVENVTVVEGGNLDLHCPVAGDTGSAVEWKNPRGFVIFFRNTERGIRDPRYTLVHHSAADFSVRLSNVTVRDEGVYTCLRYTVPTGRKQVNVNVLAAPSRPLLEASRVRVHNQEEKMVLRCSTWGAKPPPRITWLLDNGMELFGDDKHQLEEKKWNSTSTLTVHTYTQKSGVTCVIRHKALQGGNLTANLHLGHKEPTTDTTPTTLAVTTITPENLPHYKGPGKALNITEGSPGTPTPHTSTAAATLNSNATNGSEKILNATEENLSIPTLSPTGGAATLNSYATKGSDKISNVTEGNSSTQTLYPGSDTATMNSQRTIGTNLTHEGIVKRASLLLPILVTVLLSALFIIVLLFVVKLWKAHREWKKENEVSDQTLESNKSRPNEDNHGQEKNRNVIPWKISKKYVIGGSCTRTTKNSEGSQDSSVFEKHSPSVKQTDL; translated from the exons ATGTCCCTCGTCCCGGCCCTCTTTGAGCTGGCTTTGCTGCTGCAACTGCTACAAG GGTCTTTTCAAGAAGTTTCCGTTGAAAACGTAACTGTAGTGGAGGGGGGAAATTTGGATCTACACTGCCCTGTTGCTGGAGACACCGGATCTGCCGTGGAGTGGAAGAACCCACGTGGGTTTGTGATTTTCTTCAGGAACACCGAGCGAG GCATAAGAGATCCAAGGTATACACTTGTCCATCATTCAGCGGCTGACTTCTCTGTCCGTCTCTCCAACGTCACGGTGCGCGATGAAGGAGTCTATACATGCCTCCGCTACACGGTGCCAACCGGAAGGAAGCAGGTGAACGTCAATGTCTTAG CTGCTCCTTCCAGACCTCTGCTGGAAGCATCAAGAGTCAGAGTTCACAATCAAGAGGAAAAGATGGTGTTAAGGTGCTCCACCTGGGGTGCTAAACCCCCTCCGCGAATTACGTGGTTGCTGGACAATGGGATGGAACTCTTTG GTGATGATAAACATCAGCTGGAAGAGAAGAAATGGAATTCAACTAGCACCCTCACAGTCCACACCTACACCCAGAAGTCTGGTGTTACTTGTGTTATTCGTCACAAAGCTCTACAAGGAGGAAATTTAACAGCAAATTTACACCTTGGGCACAAAG aGCCTACCACAGACACCACCCCAACAACACTTGCAGTTACTACGATAACTCCAGAAAACCTTCCCCATTATAAAG GGCCAGGCAAAGCATTAAATATTACAGAAGGAAGCCCTGGAACACCAACACCACACACAAGCACTGCAGCAGCAACTCTGAATTCTAATGCTACCAACG GCTCAGAAAAAATATTAAATGCAACAGAAGAAAACCTTAGTATACCAACTCTGTCTCCAACTGGAGGAGCAGCAACCCTGAATTCTTATGCCACTAAAG GATCAGATAAAATATCCAATGTGACAGAAGGAAATTCTAGTACACAAACACTGTATCCAGGTTCTGACACTGCAACTATGAATTCTCAGAGAACAATTG GAACAAATCTTACGCATGAAGGAATCGTGAAACGAGCGAGCCTTTTGCTTCCCATCCTTGTGACGGTGTTACTTTCTGCTCTCTTCATTATTGTCCTGCTTTTTGTGGTGAAACTGTGGAAGGCACACAGAGAATGGAAGAAAG AAAATGAAGTTTCGGATCAGACGCTTGAAAGTAACAAATCTCGACCAAATGAAGACAACCATGGGCAGGAGAAGAATAGAAATG TTATCCCTTGGAAGATCAGTAAGAAATATGTAATTGGAGGATCGTGCACAAGGACAACAAAGAATTCAGAGGGGAGTCAAGATTCATCAGTCTTTGAAAAACATTCGCCTTCCGTTAAGCAAACTGACCTGTGA
- the CRTAM gene encoding cytotoxic and regulatory T-cell molecule isoform X1 yields MSLVPALFELALLLQLLQGSFQEVSVENVTVVEGGNLDLHCPVAGDTGSAVEWKNPRGFVIFFRNTERGIRDPRYTLVHHSAADFSVRLSNVTVRDEGVYTCLRYTVPTGRKQVNVNVLAAPSRPLLEASRVRVHNQEEKMVLRCSTWGAKPPPRITWLLDNGMELFGDDKHQLEEKKWNSTSTLTVHTYTQKSGVTCVIRHKALQGGNLTANLHLGHKEPTTDTTPTTLAVTTITPENLPHYKGPGKALNITEGSPGTPTPHTSTAAATLNSNATNGSEKILNATEENLSIPTLSPTGGAATLNSYATKAGSDKISNVTEGNSSTQTLYPGSDTATMNSQRTIGTNLTHEGIVKRASLLLPILVTVLLSALFIIVLLFVVKLWKAHREWKKENEVSDQTLESNKSRPNEDNHGQEKNRNVIPWKISKKYVIGGSCTRTTKNSEGSQDSSVFEKHSPSVKQTDL; encoded by the exons ATGTCCCTCGTCCCGGCCCTCTTTGAGCTGGCTTTGCTGCTGCAACTGCTACAAG GGTCTTTTCAAGAAGTTTCCGTTGAAAACGTAACTGTAGTGGAGGGGGGAAATTTGGATCTACACTGCCCTGTTGCTGGAGACACCGGATCTGCCGTGGAGTGGAAGAACCCACGTGGGTTTGTGATTTTCTTCAGGAACACCGAGCGAG GCATAAGAGATCCAAGGTATACACTTGTCCATCATTCAGCGGCTGACTTCTCTGTCCGTCTCTCCAACGTCACGGTGCGCGATGAAGGAGTCTATACATGCCTCCGCTACACGGTGCCAACCGGAAGGAAGCAGGTGAACGTCAATGTCTTAG CTGCTCCTTCCAGACCTCTGCTGGAAGCATCAAGAGTCAGAGTTCACAATCAAGAGGAAAAGATGGTGTTAAGGTGCTCCACCTGGGGTGCTAAACCCCCTCCGCGAATTACGTGGTTGCTGGACAATGGGATGGAACTCTTTG GTGATGATAAACATCAGCTGGAAGAGAAGAAATGGAATTCAACTAGCACCCTCACAGTCCACACCTACACCCAGAAGTCTGGTGTTACTTGTGTTATTCGTCACAAAGCTCTACAAGGAGGAAATTTAACAGCAAATTTACACCTTGGGCACAAAG aGCCTACCACAGACACCACCCCAACAACACTTGCAGTTACTACGATAACTCCAGAAAACCTTCCCCATTATAAAG GGCCAGGCAAAGCATTAAATATTACAGAAGGAAGCCCTGGAACACCAACACCACACACAAGCACTGCAGCAGCAACTCTGAATTCTAATGCTACCAACG GCTCAGAAAAAATATTAAATGCAACAGAAGAAAACCTTAGTATACCAACTCTGTCTCCAACTGGAGGAGCAGCAACCCTGAATTCTTATGCCACTAAAG CAGGATCAGATAAAATATCCAATGTGACAGAAGGAAATTCTAGTACACAAACACTGTATCCAGGTTCTGACACTGCAACTATGAATTCTCAGAGAACAATTG GAACAAATCTTACGCATGAAGGAATCGTGAAACGAGCGAGCCTTTTGCTTCCCATCCTTGTGACGGTGTTACTTTCTGCTCTCTTCATTATTGTCCTGCTTTTTGTGGTGAAACTGTGGAAGGCACACAGAGAATGGAAGAAAG AAAATGAAGTTTCGGATCAGACGCTTGAAAGTAACAAATCTCGACCAAATGAAGACAACCATGGGCAGGAGAAGAATAGAAATG TTATCCCTTGGAAGATCAGTAAGAAATATGTAATTGGAGGATCGTGCACAAGGACAACAAAGAATTCAGAGGGGAGTCAAGATTCATCAGTCTTTGAAAAACATTCGCCTTCCGTTAAGCAAACTGACCTGTGA